A single region of the Stegostoma tigrinum isolate sSteTig4 chromosome 8, sSteTig4.hap1, whole genome shotgun sequence genome encodes:
- the ivns1abpa gene encoding influenza virus NS1A-binding protein homolog A, which translates to MIPNGYLVFEDENFIESSVAKLNALRKSGQFCDVKLQVCGHEMLAHRAVLACCSPYLFEIFNNDSDPHGFSHVKFDDLNPAAVEILMNYAYTAQLKADKELVKDVYSAAKKLKMDRVRQVCGDYILSRMDVQNCISYRNFASQMGDTRLLGQIDSCIQENLLEISEQDEFLKLPRLKLEVILEENVSLPSNGKVYTKVINWVQRSVWENGKNLEELMEEVQTLYYTADHKMLDGSVLDGQAEVFGIDDDHIQFVQKTSPRENSHRQIHSMSSGILSTQVQTNKDEWKIIASEKTTCTTYLCLAVLNGVLCVIFIHGRNSPHSSPVSTPCLIKSMSFEVEVEDGKLLPPMQYARSGLGTAELNGKLVVAGGYNREECLRTVECFDPATDGWIFIAPMRTPRARFQMAVLMGQLYVTGGSNGHSDELCCGETYNPNTNEWTSVPELRTNRCNAGVCSLNGKLYIVGGSDPYGQKGLKNCDAFDPVSKTWTNCASLITRRHQAAVCGLDGYLYVAGGAESWNCLNTVERYNPENNTWTLVSPMNMARRGAGVAVYDGKIFAVGGFDGTHALSCVEMFDPAKNEWKMMGSMTSARSNAGVAAVNGLLYAVGGFDGNAFLNNVEVYNPETNEWSPYTKTNLSSL; encoded by the exons ATGATTCCGAATGGATACTTAGTTTTTGAAGATGAGAATTTCATTGAGTCGTCTGTGGCCAAACTCAATGCTCTGCGAAAAAGTGGACAGTTCTGTGATGTTAAACTGCAG GTGTGTGGACATGAGATGCTGGCTCATAGAGCTGTTCTTGCTTGCTGTAGTCCTTACCTGTTTGAAATTTTCAACAATGATAGTGATCCCCATGGGTTTTCTCATGTGAAGTTTGATGACCTGAACCCAGCTGCAGTTGAAATTTTAATGAATTACGCCTACACTGCACA acTTAAAGCAGATAAAGAACTGGTAAAAGATGTGTATTCAGCTGCCAAAAAACTGAAGATGGATCGAGTGAGGcag GTTTGTGGTGATTATATACTGTCCAGGATGGATGTCCAGAATTGCATTTCTTATCGAAACTTTGCCAGCCAAATGGGAGACACTCGGCTTCTGGGCCAGATTGACAGTTGCATTCAGGAAAACTTGTTGGAGATTTCAGAGcaagatgaatttttaaaacttccaCGACTAAAG ttggAGGTGATATTGGAGGAAAATGTCTCCTTGCCAAGCAATGGTAAAGTTTACACAAAGGTAATCAACTGGGTGCAACGTAGTGTCTGGGAGAATGGAAAAAACCTGGAAGAACTGATGGAAGAG GTTCAAACCTTGTACTACACTGCTGATCACAAAATGCTTGATGGGAGCGTACTAGATGGACAGGCTGAAGTGTTTGGCATTGATGATGACCACATTCAGTTTGTACAG AAGACATCTCCGCGGGAGAACAGCCACCGACAGATACATAGCATGTCTTCTGGAATTCTGAGTACTCAAGTGCAAACAAACAAAGATGAGTGGAAAATCATTGCATCGGAGAAAACAACAT GCACTACATATCTTTGTTTGGCTGTCTTAAACGGTGTGCTGTGTGTCATTTTCATTCATGGCCGCAATAGTCCCCACAGTTCACCCGTCAGCACTCCATGCCTAATCAAGAGTATGAGTTTTGAGGTTGAAGTTGAAGATGGCAAGCTCTTGCCCCCCATGCAGTATGCCCGCTCTGGTCTAGGAACTGCAGAGCTGAATGGCAAACTCGTCGTTGCTG GTGGCTACAATCGCGAGGAGTGTTTAAGAACAGTAGAATGCTTTGATCCTGCCACAGATGGATGGATTTTCATTGCTCCAATGAGGACTCCGCGTGCAAGATTTCAGATGGCTGTGTTGATG GGTCAACTATATGTAACTGGTGGGTCCAATGGCCACTCGGATGAGCTTTGCTGTGGTGAGACATATAATCCAAATACCAATGAATGGACCTCTGTGCCAGAGCTCCGAACCAATCGTTGTAATGCAG GTGTCTGTTCTTTAAATGGAAAGTTGTATATTGTTGGTGGCTCGGATCCATATGGACAGAAGGGATTGAAAAACTGTGATGCCTTTGACCCAGTATCAAAAACCTGGACAAATTGTGCTTCTCTAATTACAC GTAGACATCAAGCTGCTGTATGCGGACTGGATGGATACCTATATGTAGCTGGAGGTGCAGAGTCCTGGAACTGTCTGAACACTGTAGAACGCTATAATCCTGAAAACAACACATGGACTCTTGTTTCACCCATGAATATGGCTCGCCGTGGAGCAGGAGTAGCTGTGTATGATG GAAAAATCTTTGCTGTGGGAGGATTTGATGGAACCCATGCACTCAGCTGCGTTGAGATGTTTGATCCAGCCAAAAATGAGTGGAAAATGATGGGAAGCATGACATCAGCAAGGAGTAATGCTGGAGTTGCTGCTGTGAACGGGCTCCTGTATGCTGTGGGAGGCTTTGATGGCAATGCATTTCTGAACAATGTGGAAGTATACAACCCAGAAACCAATGAATGGAGCCCATACACCAAAACAAATCTGTCCAGTTTATAA